From Candidatus Defluviilinea gracilis, a single genomic window includes:
- a CDS encoding DnaD domain protein produces the protein MKTFRGFTDSETFISLPDKFFHELLKEIDDAAELKVTLYFLWRAEHMDSPFRALTKMDFDVKELGLGAEEIKRGLEKAVKRGSLLTVEREAVVYFLLNSPRGRAGIQAIESGKWNPSSVVSAPPMERPNVFRLYEENIGPLTPMIADALKDAEGTYHAEWIAEAIELAVKNNKRNWKYCEAILKRWKDEGRHGKTNQRDARQGSERYTKSEFAEYLDG, from the coding sequence ATGAAGACTTTCCGTGGATTTACCGACTCCGAGACATTCATTTCTCTGCCTGATAAGTTCTTTCACGAGTTGTTGAAAGAGATTGACGATGCGGCGGAGTTGAAAGTGACGCTGTATTTTCTCTGGCGCGCGGAGCATATGGACAGTCCGTTTCGGGCGTTGACGAAGATGGATTTCGATGTGAAGGAGTTGGGGCTGGGGGCGGAGGAGATCAAGCGCGGGCTGGAGAAAGCCGTCAAACGCGGGAGCCTGCTGACGGTCGAAAGAGAAGCGGTGGTTTACTTCCTGTTGAATTCTCCGAGGGGACGGGCGGGAATCCAAGCGATAGAAAGTGGAAAGTGGAATCCATCCAGTGTTGTTTCTGCGCCGCCGATGGAGCGACCGAATGTGTTTCGGTTGTACGAGGAGAATATCGGTCCGCTGACGCCGATGATCGCGGACGCGTTGAAAGATGCGGAAGGGACGTATCATGCGGAGTGGATCGCCGAGGCGATCGAGCTCGCGGTGAAAAATAACAAACGCAATTGGAAATATTGCGAAGCGATTTTGAAACGATGGAAAGATGAAGGCAGGCATGGAAAAACGAATCAACGGGACGCTCGACAAGGTTCTGAGCGCTACACAAAAAGCGAGTTCGCCGAATATCTCGATGGATAA
- a CDS encoding DUF4190 domain-containing protein codes for MTPEFIPISSFNRKALLGFVLSILAVLALCAGFLPVPLTALICYPPGFVLSLAALILGFIALRETRTDGTNGRALALFAVWAGGVTLLAMLCFVTAGVLLFPYISQTVQQMIEQARP; via the coding sequence ATGACTCCCGAATTCATCCCCATCTCCTCCTTCAACCGCAAAGCCCTGCTCGGATTTGTGTTATCCATTCTCGCCGTCCTCGCGTTGTGCGCGGGCTTCTTGCCCGTCCCACTCACCGCGCTGATCTGTTACCCGCCGGGCTTTGTCCTTTCCCTCGCCGCGCTGATCCTCGGATTCATCGCCCTCCGCGAAACCCGCACCGACGGCACAAACGGACGCGCGCTCGCGTTATTCGCAGTCTGGGCAGGCGGTGTTACCTTGCTTGCCATGTTATGTTTTGTTACGGCGGGCGTGTTGCTCTTCCCGTATATTTCTCAAACCGTTCAACAAATGATTGAGCAAGCTAGACCTTAA
- a CDS encoding extracellular solute-binding protein has protein sequence MPIRKFLTVFLLFIFIISACAPTSTDSTTQTPRPSATPNIEDVKTPTPAASQLGVEKEALRGKQVNVWHPWFGAEASLFESQVEKFNSTNEWGIVVNAESKDNYNEIFSQTSAALEESSNPQIVIALPEHALAWGDDVLDLNPYAHDVEFGMSALDMSDFANVIWRQDEVDGKRFGAPAQRTARFILYNSTWARQLGFDSPPQNSSEFEAQACAAHIALTKDSDTANDSLGGWLIDADAHNALSWMFAFNGGAQEADGYRFLAPGNIDAFKYLKSLQQKSCAWVASPDLSVYDRFAARQALFVTASLEEFPNLSRAFSAASNTDEWIALPFPGADRDALVVYGSSFIVFNSDDATQLASWLFIRWMLSSETQADWVRSTGLFPLRSSTVDLLADYSADHPQWAEAVTYLSSGEVTPQLSSWRLVRVMLEDGFRDMFDTIRHPDLTEGQVPVILTQMDQTAEELSK, from the coding sequence ATGCCAATCAGAAAATTCCTCACCGTATTTTTGTTATTCATTTTCATTATTTCCGCCTGCGCACCGACCTCAACCGACTCAACTACGCAAACGCCTCGTCCGAGCGCGACGCCAAATATTGAAGACGTGAAAACGCCGACGCCTGCCGCGAGCCAGCTTGGCGTCGAGAAAGAAGCGTTGCGCGGGAAGCAGGTCAACGTCTGGCATCCATGGTTCGGCGCGGAGGCGAGTCTGTTCGAGTCGCAAGTCGAAAAATTTAATTCGACGAATGAGTGGGGCATCGTCGTCAACGCGGAATCAAAAGATAATTACAACGAAATTTTTTCGCAGACCTCCGCCGCGCTGGAGGAGTCCAGCAATCCGCAAATTGTGATCGCGTTGCCCGAGCACGCGCTCGCGTGGGGCGACGATGTGCTTGACCTGAATCCATACGCGCATGATGTCGAGTTTGGAATGAGCGCGCTCGACATGTCGGATTTTGCGAACGTGATCTGGCGGCAGGATGAAGTGGACGGCAAACGATTCGGCGCGCCCGCGCAACGGACAGCGCGCTTCATTCTCTACAATTCAACTTGGGCGCGCCAACTTGGGTTTGACTCGCCGCCTCAAAATTCTTCCGAGTTTGAGGCGCAAGCCTGCGCGGCGCACATCGCGCTCACGAAAGATTCCGATACCGCCAACGATTCGCTCGGCGGCTGGTTGATCGACGCGGACGCGCACAACGCGCTTTCGTGGATGTTCGCCTTCAACGGCGGCGCGCAAGAGGCAGATGGTTATCGTTTCCTCGCGCCCGGCAACATTGACGCGTTCAAATATTTGAAATCACTGCAACAAAAAAGTTGCGCGTGGGTCGCGTCGCCCGATCTCTCTGTGTATGATCGTTTCGCGGCGCGGCAGGCATTGTTCGTCACCGCGAGCCTCGAAGAATTTCCGAATCTCTCCCGCGCGTTTTCTGCCGCGAGCAACACCGACGAATGGATCGCCCTCCCATTCCCCGGCGCCGATCGCGACGCGCTCGTCGTCTACGGCTCGTCGTTCATCGTGTTCAATTCGGACGACGCGACTCAACTCGCCTCGTGGCTGTTCATCCGCTGGATGCTTTCCTCGGAGACTCAAGCGGACTGGGTGAGAAGCACGGGACTTTTCCCGCTTCGTTCCTCGACGGTGGACCTGCTCGCCGATTATTCAGCCGATCATCCCCAGTGGGCAGAAGCAGTGACGTATCTATCAAGCGGCGAAGTGACACCGCAACTTTCATCATGGCGGCTCGTACGAGTCATGTTGGAAGATGGTTTCCGTGATATGTTTGACACCATCCGCCATCCCGATCTGACAGAGGGGCAGGTGCCTGTCATTTTGACTCAGATGGATCAGACAGCGGAAGAGTTGTCGAAGTAA
- the dnaB gene encoding replicative DNA helicase has protein sequence MNDFLPNETAPAASTVVPHSREAEEAVVGAVFINPEVYYDVAQFLSADDFYIHRHKWIWESFTSLHEQRIPIDLLTVSNELDKRGQLGELGGPAYLTALVNQVPSSLNAESYGHIVEGHSIRRKMIDAANKIASIAYNEKTNVDDVMDEAEKAVFNVSERRLKHDLQPISNVLSEYYDRIDTLAKRPDKIVGVPTGFIDLDKMLTGLQPSDLLIIAGRPGQGKTGFLLSIAKNAGLTHKKHVAIFSLEMSNEQVVQRLIAQETGIDSQRLRTGKLQENEWPLFTHSIEVFGDTHIYLDDTPAITPLQLRTKCRRLHLEFGLDLIIIDYLQLMGGDTRTDNRVQEVSYISRNLKVLARELNVPVLAAAQLSRAVEQRSDKRPVLSDLRESGSLEQDADIVMFIYRPDQYEKDTVKQNVAEIIVAKHRNGPVGSVELVFRGALAKFENAATRVFKPNE, from the coding sequence ATGAACGACTTCCTGCCCAATGAAACTGCCCCCGCCGCATCAACGGTAGTGCCGCATAGCCGCGAAGCCGAAGAAGCCGTCGTTGGGGCGGTGTTCATTAACCCTGAGGTGTATTACGATGTCGCGCAGTTTTTGAGCGCGGACGATTTTTACATCCACCGTCACAAGTGGATCTGGGAATCGTTCACGAGCCTGCACGAACAACGCATCCCCATCGACCTGCTGACTGTTTCGAACGAACTCGACAAGCGCGGTCAACTCGGCGAACTCGGCGGACCCGCGTACCTCACCGCGTTGGTGAATCAAGTGCCGTCGTCGCTCAACGCGGAATCGTACGGGCACATTGTGGAGGGACATTCGATCCGTCGCAAGATGATCGACGCGGCGAACAAGATCGCTTCGATTGCGTACAACGAGAAGACGAACGTTGACGATGTGATGGATGAGGCGGAGAAGGCGGTCTTCAACGTCAGCGAGCGGCGGCTCAAACACGACCTTCAGCCGATCTCCAATGTGTTGAGCGAGTATTATGACCGAATTGATACGCTCGCCAAACGCCCCGATAAAATTGTCGGTGTGCCGACGGGATTCATTGACCTCGACAAAATGCTCACGGGTTTACAACCATCGGACCTGTTGATTATCGCGGGCCGACCTGGCCAGGGTAAAACGGGCTTTCTTCTTTCCATCGCAAAGAACGCGGGGTTGACACACAAAAAGCATGTGGCTATTTTTTCATTGGAAATGTCCAACGAACAAGTTGTGCAGAGATTGATCGCGCAAGAGACGGGAATCGACTCGCAACGTCTGCGGACGGGAAAGTTGCAAGAGAACGAGTGGCCCCTGTTCACACACTCGATTGAAGTGTTCGGCGATACGCACATTTATCTCGACGACACGCCCGCGATCACGCCTTTGCAATTAAGAACAAAATGCAGAAGACTTCACCTTGAGTTTGGTCTCGACCTCATCATCATTGATTACCTCCAACTCATGGGCGGCGACACGCGCACCGATAACCGCGTGCAGGAAGTTTCATACATCTCGCGCAATCTCAAAGTGCTGGCGCGCGAGTTGAATGTACCCGTCCTTGCGGCGGCGCAGCTGAGTCGCGCGGTGGAGCAACGCTCGGATAAACGTCCTGTGCTATCGGATTTGAGAGAATCGGGATCTTTAGAGCAGGACGCCGACATCGTGATGTTCATCTATCGTCCCGACCAGTACGAGAAAGATACGGTGAAGCAAAACGTGGCTGAGATCATTGTGGCGAAGCATCGTAATGGTCCCGTTGGGAGCGTGGAGCTGGTCTTCCGCGGCGCGTTGGCGAAATTCGAGAATGCGGCGACGAGGGTGTTTAAACCTAACGAATGA
- a CDS encoding site-2 protease family protein, which produces MSLPEIEILTSHVSKIFRVDDVTAGDPREWIVRYRGHLLGEDTVAAYDQLADAVRGFNLTPLFRKGEDGRQVIFLVQSLPTPRTNTRVHINIILFILTIISMLLTGVEIPPSAVPADGSFPFMYLLLNILSGWPFALSMMGILFAHEMGHYIACRIYKVPATLPYFLPAPMISPLGTFGAFIAMRGIPKNKRVLFDVGVAGPIAGLIVALPVLFIGLSLSNLGPIQHAPEGMSGFLEGNSIFYLFSKFMVFGQLLPAPVSTGGLSQAVYWLQYFFSGSPIPFGGMDVQLHSVALAGWAGLLVTALNLIPVGTLDGGHVAYGLFGDKARKIFPFAIGTLIALSILPSLLTLSLESFNFSWLLWVFILYWLGNVRAQPLDDITELDSRRRVLGFVMLIVFVLLFTPIPMMAY; this is translated from the coding sequence ATGTCCCTCCCCGAAATCGAAATTCTCACCTCCCACGTTTCAAAAATCTTCCGCGTTGACGATGTGACCGCGGGCGACCCGCGCGAGTGGATCGTCCGTTATCGCGGACACCTGCTCGGCGAAGACACTGTCGCCGCGTACGATCAACTCGCCGACGCGGTTCGCGGCTTCAACCTCACCCCGTTGTTCAGAAAAGGCGAAGACGGCAGGCAAGTCATTTTTCTTGTGCAAAGCCTCCCAACGCCGCGGACGAATACGCGGGTACACATCAACATCATCCTTTTTATTCTCACGATCATCAGCATGTTGCTCACGGGGGTTGAAATTCCCCCAAGCGCCGTGCCAGCGGACGGATCGTTTCCCTTCATGTATCTGCTCCTCAATATTCTTTCGGGCTGGCCCTTCGCGCTGAGCATGATGGGTATTTTGTTCGCCCATGAAATGGGACATTACATTGCTTGTCGCATTTATAAAGTCCCTGCCACGTTGCCGTATTTTTTGCCCGCGCCGATGATCAGCCCGTTGGGGACGTTTGGCGCGTTTATCGCCATGCGCGGCATCCCGAAGAACAAACGTGTGCTGTTTGATGTGGGCGTGGCGGGACCGATCGCGGGTCTCATCGTCGCGCTTCCCGTTCTGTTCATCGGATTGTCGCTTTCGAATTTGGGTCCAATTCAACATGCGCCTGAAGGTATGTCTGGTTTCCTCGAAGGGAATTCGATCTTTTACCTGTTTTCTAAGTTCATGGTGTTCGGTCAATTGTTGCCCGCGCCCGTCAGCACCGGCGGATTGTCGCAAGCCGTGTATTGGCTTCAATATTTTTTCTCAGGTTCGCCCATTCCCTTCGGCGGCATGGACGTGCAACTTCATTCGGTCGCGCTCGCTGGCTGGGCGGGACTGCTCGTCACCGCGTTGAATCTCATCCCAGTTGGGACGCTCGATGGCGGTCACGTGGCGTACGGCTTGTTCGGCGATAAAGCGCGGAAGATTTTTCCCTTCGCCATCGGAACGTTGATCGCGTTGAGCATTCTCCCATCCCTGCTGACTCTTTCGCTCGAATCGTTCAACTTCAGTTGGCTTCTGTGGGTGTTCATCTTGTACTGGCTGGGCAACGTCCGCGCACAGCCGCTTGACGACATCACCGAACTCGACTCCCGCCGCCGCGTGTTGGGATTTGTGATGCTCATCGTTTTTGTTTTGCTCTTCACCCCGATCCCGATGATGGCGTATTGA
- a CDS encoding bifunctional nuclease family protein, whose translation MANMIEVQIDSVRVHLMTPNRLVVLKQVNEDRYLPIWVGVYEAEAITVALQEVEVSRPLTHDLLKNVFNAFNARITRIEIVKLENDTYYGAIIADVNGKEVRIDSRSSDAIALSVRAHVPILVHASVMDVASIVPEQDMPEGEIPPQKSEPAPLSKEGAERLSVFENFLDKLNFDKPDENKSEDDSSDKPKKPKKK comes from the coding sequence ATGGCAAACATGATCGAAGTGCAAATAGACAGCGTCCGCGTTCACTTGATGACGCCCAACCGCTTGGTTGTGCTGAAACAAGTTAACGAAGATCGCTATTTACCCATCTGGGTCGGCGTGTATGAAGCGGAGGCGATCACGGTCGCGTTACAGGAAGTGGAAGTGAGCCGTCCGCTTACGCATGACCTGCTCAAGAATGTGTTCAACGCATTCAACGCGCGCATCACGCGCATCGAGATCGTCAAGCTGGAGAACGATACTTATTACGGCGCGATCATCGCGGATGTGAACGGTAAAGAAGTGCGGATCGACTCGCGCTCGTCGGACGCGATCGCGTTGTCGGTGCGGGCGCACGTGCCGATCCTCGTCCACGCGAGCGTGATGGACGTGGCGAGCATCGTCCCTGAGCAGGATATGCCCGAAGGGGAGATTCCGCCGCAGAAAAGCGAACCAGCTCCCCTGTCGAAAGAAGGAGCCGAGCGTTTATCCGTCTTCGAAAATTTTTTGGATAAACTCAACTTCGATAAACCCGATGAAAATAAATCCGAGGACGACTCTTCCGATAAACCGAAAAAGCCAAAGAAAAAATGA
- a CDS encoding methionine adenosyltransferase produces MSNTFMTSPKLMFTSESVTEGHPDKMCDQISDAVLDACLEQDPRSRVACETATKTGFVMLLGEITTNASFNYDALVRKVVNEIGYDSSEKGFDGNTCGVQVAIAKQSGDIAMGVDKALEAKAGEMTEAEVEAVGAGDQGMMFGFACNETPTLMPLPIYLAHKLTRRQSELRRDGSIPWLRPDAKSQVTIEYSQGKPVRVDTVLISTQHAPDVSQNEITEIVTDQIIMPALPENMVDKHVKVYVNPTGRFVVGGPMGDAGVTGRKIIVDTYGGMGRHGGGAFSGKDPTKVDRSAAYAARYVAKNIVAAGLADRVEVQVAYAIGVARPLSVNVETFGTAKIADEKIASLVDEYFDLRPGAIIRDLGLRAPIYRKTAAYGHFGRDDIEFPWERTDKASALKQAAGL; encoded by the coding sequence ATGAGCAACACTTTTATGACCTCCCCCAAACTGATGTTCACGTCTGAATCAGTGACGGAGGGACACCCCGACAAAATGTGCGATCAGATCTCGGACGCGGTGCTGGACGCCTGCCTTGAGCAGGACCCCCGCTCGCGCGTGGCGTGTGAGACCGCCACCAAGACCGGCTTCGTGATGCTGTTGGGCGAGATTACCACCAACGCGAGTTTCAATTACGACGCGCTCGTCCGCAAGGTGGTGAACGAGATCGGCTACGACTCGAGCGAAAAAGGATTCGACGGCAACACCTGCGGCGTGCAGGTTGCCATTGCCAAACAATCCGGCGACATCGCCATGGGCGTGGATAAAGCCCTCGAAGCCAAAGCCGGCGAAATGACCGAAGCCGAAGTGGAAGCGGTCGGCGCAGGCGACCAAGGCATGATGTTCGGTTTCGCGTGCAACGAAACGCCCACCCTCATGCCCCTCCCCATCTACCTCGCGCACAAGTTGACCCGTAGACAAAGCGAACTCCGCAGAGATGGGAGCATCCCCTGGCTGAGACCCGATGCGAAGAGTCAGGTTACGATCGAATACTCGCAAGGCAAGCCCGTCCGCGTCGATACGGTTCTCATCTCCACACAACACGCGCCGGATGTTTCGCAAAACGAAATCACCGAGATCGTCACCGATCAGATCATCATGCCTGCGCTTCCCGAAAACATGGTGGACAAACATGTGAAGGTGTACGTCAACCCAACCGGGCGATTCGTGGTCGGCGGTCCGATGGGCGATGCGGGCGTCACCGGTCGCAAGATCATCGTAGATACCTACGGCGGCATGGGACGTCACGGCGGCGGCGCGTTCAGCGGCAAAGATCCCACAAAGGTGGATCGCTCCGCGGCATATGCGGCTCGCTACGTGGCGAAGAACATCGTCGCCGCGGGACTCGCGGATCGAGTCGAAGTGCAAGTTGCCTACGCGATTGGAGTCGCGCGTCCGCTTTCGGTGAACGTCGAAACCTTCGGCACCGCGAAGATTGCGGATGAAAAGATCGCCTCCCTTGTGGATGAGTATTTTGACCTCCGCCCCGGCGCGATCATCCGTGATTTGGGCTTGCGCGCGCCGATCTACCGCAAAACCGCCGCCTACGGTCACTTCGGTCGCGACGATATCGAATTCCCATGGGAACGGACCGACAAAGCCAGCGCGCTGAAACAAGCCGCGGGTCTATAA
- a CDS encoding class I SAM-dependent methyltransferase yields MTTPTPTISEIRQYLTGFSQEGGENWQEENQRYLDAHAHRFHESLRFIPSGNQGERLLELGAAPYFTTLLLKKYFPYSLSLSNAVIPGEPSESSIKLTKPAIGEEHVFKYQTFNVELDRYPYPDHSFDTVLCWEIIEHLALDPTHMLMEIHRVLKPGGKLLITTPNVLVLRNILALLKNRQNIYHPYSGYGVYGRHNREWTLDELTQILTGCGYSIRAAEIVDTYAHRGYSKMLKWFFPSLRDMLVVLAQAENNAPPYYPENLYTSLPKNYLSENPIPSHLQDS; encoded by the coding sequence ATGACAACGCCTACACCGACAATCTCAGAGATTCGTCAATATCTAACGGGTTTTTCTCAAGAAGGCGGCGAAAACTGGCAGGAGGAGAATCAGCGGTATTTAGACGCCCACGCGCATCGTTTTCACGAATCCCTGCGCTTTATACCGTCTGGAAATCAGGGCGAGAGGCTGTTAGAACTGGGGGCGGCGCCTTATTTCACCACCTTGTTGCTGAAAAAGTATTTTCCGTACTCGTTGTCCCTGTCAAATGCGGTTATTCCCGGAGAACCGTCTGAAAGTTCGATCAAACTCACAAAGCCCGCCATCGGCGAGGAGCATGTGTTTAAGTATCAGACCTTCAACGTCGAACTGGACCGTTACCCATACCCCGACCATAGTTTCGATACCGTGTTGTGCTGGGAAATCATCGAGCACCTGGCGCTTGACCCTACGCATATGCTGATGGAAATCCATCGCGTGCTCAAGCCCGGCGGCAAGTTATTGATCACGACCCCCAACGTGCTTGTATTGCGCAATATCCTTGCCCTGCTTAAAAACAGGCAAAATATCTATCATCCCTACTCGGGTTATGGCGTGTACGGCCGCCACAACCGGGAATGGACGCTGGATGAATTGACCCAGATATTAACCGGTTGCGGCTATTCGATACGCGCCGCGGAAATTGTCGATACGTATGCTCATCGCGGATACTCGAAGATGCTAAAATGGTTCTTTCCATCCCTTCGCGATATGCTTGTGGTTCTCGCGCAGGCAGAAAACAACGCGCCACCATACTACCCGGAGAACCTCTATACCTCCCTGCCTAAAAATTACTTGAGTGAGAACCCGATACCCAGCCACTTGCAAGACTCTTGA
- a CDS encoding ATP-binding protein: protein MEKRINGTLDKVLSATQKASSPNISMDNVAPLLGKPDCPYCGGVGFLRVDVPVGHEKFGRLEPCVCRANEIADNARQRLYEMSNLERLSHLTFANFNSSGNPKAEFVSPQEVASLRDALDASEHFAKTLSGWLLLEGSYGCGKTHLAAAIANECVQRGVPTLFITVPDLLDSLRFAYADPETTFEERFETIRTADLLVMDDFGTQNATPWAQEKLFQIINARYINKLPTVITTNLILDEVESRIRSRLQDAEFVKYIRITAPDFRRPTETSNPGISMLSLSHIKDLSFGNFETRDDEVGKEIVTTITKERQDRYGRPVKDKEIVREKVTAQHIKRLHEALDAAVHFAEGPNGWLVILGGSHSGKTHLAAAVGNYRLLLGGQAILAEVSTLLDYLKATFRPNSDVTFDRRSYEIRTTPLLMLDDLKESGISSVWAEDKLHQILNHRYYANLPTVITSTLDPESFAKSYPSLWNKLLDTGKCQICVIDMPPYRRVGKTKKAAKKTSK, encoded by the coding sequence ATGGAAAAACGAATCAACGGGACGCTCGACAAGGTTCTGAGCGCTACACAAAAAGCGAGTTCGCCGAATATCTCGATGGATAACGTCGCGCCGTTGCTCGGTAAGCCCGATTGCCCATACTGCGGAGGCGTGGGCTTCTTGCGCGTGGACGTGCCAGTGGGACACGAAAAATTCGGTCGGCTTGAACCGTGCGTGTGCCGCGCGAATGAGATCGCGGACAACGCGCGCCAGCGTTTGTACGAGATGAGCAATCTCGAACGGCTGAGTCATCTCACGTTTGCGAATTTCAACTCGTCGGGCAACCCCAAAGCGGAATTTGTCTCGCCGCAGGAAGTGGCGAGTCTGCGCGACGCGCTCGACGCTTCGGAACATTTTGCAAAAACATTGAGCGGATGGTTGTTGCTCGAAGGCTCGTACGGATGCGGCAAGACGCATCTCGCCGCGGCGATTGCAAATGAATGCGTGCAACGCGGCGTGCCGACGTTGTTTATCACTGTCCCCGATCTGCTCGATTCACTTCGCTTCGCGTATGCCGACCCCGAAACAACTTTTGAGGAACGCTTTGAAACCATCCGCACCGCAGACTTGCTCGTGATGGATGATTTCGGCACACAGAACGCAACCCCATGGGCGCAGGAAAAACTATTCCAGATCATCAACGCGCGGTACATCAACAAACTCCCGACGGTCATCACGACGAATTTGATTCTGGATGAAGTCGAGAGCCGCATCCGTTCGCGTTTGCAGGATGCGGAGTTCGTGAAATACATCCGCATCACCGCGCCCGACTTCCGCCGTCCCACCGAGACAAGCAACCCTGGCATCTCGATGCTGTCGCTTTCGCACATCAAGGACTTGTCATTTGGCAATTTTGAAACACGCGACGATGAGGTCGGCAAGGAAATTGTCACGACGATCACGAAGGAGCGACAAGATCGTTACGGACGTCCCGTCAAAGACAAAGAGATCGTGCGCGAGAAAGTCACCGCGCAACACATCAAGCGCTTGCACGAGGCGCTGGATGCGGCTGTCCATTTTGCGGAGGGTCCCAACGGCTGGCTGGTGATCCTCGGCGGATCGCACTCAGGCAAGACGCATCTCGCCGCGGCGGTTGGGAATTATCGCCTGCTCCTCGGCGGACAAGCGATCCTTGCGGAAGTATCGACTCTGTTGGATTATCTCAAAGCCACCTTTCGCCCCAACTCGGACGTGACGTTTGATCGCCGTTCCTACGAAATCCGCACCACACCCCTGCTCATGCTCGACGACCTGAAAGAAAGCGGAATCAGTTCCGTGTGGGCAGAGGATAAACTGCACCAGATTTTGAATCACCGCTACTACGCCAACCTGCCGACGGTGATCACGTCCACGCTTGACCCCGAGTCGTTTGCGAAGAGTTACCCGAGTTTGTGGAATAAGTTGCTGGATACGGGCAAGTGTCAGATCTGCGTGATTGATATGCCGCCGTATCGGAGAGTCGGCAAGACGAAGAAGGCGGCGAAGAAAACGTCTAAATGA